Proteins co-encoded in one Acidimicrobiales bacterium genomic window:
- a CDS encoding NADH-quinone oxidoreductase subunit K has protein sequence MSIYGYLVGGWLILIGAFGIASSRNLIHSVVCLSVAQAGTYVLLLTVGFQTGATPPVFGSPPSKPNLSVVDPVVQAMTLTDIVVSATLTALLLALVIQIHKRHGTVDPDELRALRG, from the coding sequence ATGAGCATCTACGGCTACCTCGTCGGGGGCTGGCTCATCCTGATCGGCGCGTTCGGGATCGCAAGCAGCCGCAACCTCATCCACTCCGTGGTTTGTCTGTCCGTCGCTCAGGCGGGCACGTACGTCCTGCTGTTGACCGTCGGCTTCCAGACCGGAGCGACCCCGCCCGTCTTCGGCTCACCGCCGTCGAAGCCGAACCTGTCGGTCGTGGACCCGGTGGTGCAGGCGATGACGCTGACAGACATCGTCGTCTCGGCCACGCTGACGGCGCTCCTGCTGGCCCTGGTGATTCAGATCCACAAGCGCCACGGCACCGTGGACCCCGACGAGCTGAGAGCCCTGCGGGGGTAG
- a CDS encoding DUF4040 domain-containing protein, whose protein sequence is MSAVVIITLTLVGIGGTAVVFTHRPARQAVTLSAFGLTMAVLFMSLQAPDVALSQIGVGTAIVPLMVMLAVRKIGQRR, encoded by the coding sequence ATGAGCGCCGTGGTGATCATCACCCTGACGCTGGTCGGGATCGGCGGCACGGCGGTCGTGTTCACGCACAGGCCGGCGCGTCAGGCTGTGACGTTGTCGGCGTTCGGGCTCACCATGGCTGTCCTGTTCATGTCCCTGCAGGCGCCGGACGTGGCGTTGAGCCAGATCGGGGTCGGCACGGCGATCGTCCCTCTGATGGTCATGCTGGCCGTTCGCAAGATCGGGCAGCGACGATGA
- a CDS encoding MnhB domain-containing protein produces MTRTARLIMFGVAGASVAVAVILAILMMPSFGGSSHPYRDHAVVAGVHHQTSNIVSSVNFDQRGLDTLGEETILLASVIGVSVLLRPAEDETETQRLSGGRVLDVVRLGGYVLLPVTALIGLDVATHGHLTPGGGFQGGVVLGTGLHTLYLAGRYDALERVRPVMLFEWGEALGAGAFACLGISGLLVAGAFLVNVIPWGTFGDLMSGGTVPVLNGAVGVEVASGTMVLLSKFLEQAIRLTGGSGKAGSQESAKG; encoded by the coding sequence ATGACCAGGACCGCCCGCTTGATCATGTTCGGCGTCGCCGGTGCCTCGGTGGCCGTGGCCGTGATTCTCGCCATCCTCATGATGCCTTCGTTTGGGGGGTCGAGCCATCCGTATCGCGACCATGCGGTAGTCGCCGGTGTTCACCACCAGACCTCCAACATCGTCTCGTCGGTCAACTTCGACCAGCGCGGCCTCGACACCCTCGGTGAGGAGACGATTCTGCTGGCGAGCGTGATAGGCGTGAGCGTCTTGCTTCGTCCGGCTGAGGACGAGACCGAGACCCAGCGACTCTCGGGGGGAAGGGTCCTCGACGTCGTGCGCCTCGGCGGCTACGTATTGCTGCCGGTTACTGCGCTCATCGGTCTCGACGTGGCGACCCACGGGCACCTGACGCCCGGCGGCGGTTTCCAGGGCGGCGTCGTTCTCGGGACCGGTCTGCACACCCTCTATCTCGCTGGCAGGTATGACGCTCTGGAGAGGGTCCGGCCCGTGATGCTGTTCGAATGGGGCGAGGCCCTGGGCGCCGGCGCGTTCGCGTGTCTCGGCATCTCTGGCCTGCTCGTCGCCGGAGCCTTCCTCGTCAACGTGATCCCGTGGGGCACGTTCGGTGACCTCATGTCGGGGGGGACGGTCCCGGTGCTCAACGGCGCCGTAGGTGTAGAGGTCGCTTCGGGGACGATGGTCCTCCTCTCGAAGTTCCTCGAGCAGGCGATCAGACTCACCGGCGGTTCGGGAAAGGCTGGGAGCCAGGAGTCGGCGAAGGGATGA